Proteins from a genomic interval of Candidatus Rubidus massiliensis:
- the cyoB gene encoding Ubiquinol oxidase subunit 1 — protein MDNLFGRLTIDAFKHDPIEAGAGIGIAVGGIVIVALLFYYNGWKWLWKEWLTSVDHKKIGMMYIIVATLMLFKGLVDASMLRAQQAMASGDSFGFLTAPHFQQIFSAHGTTMIFFVGMGVVFGMINLIVPLQIGARDVAFPFLNSLSFWLFAAGAFLVNLSLIVGKFSDTGWLAYTPLSSIQYNPGVGVDYWIWSVQISGIGSLLSGINFLVTILKLRCPGMTLMRMPLFTWSALNSMILVIFAFPILTVTLAMLTLDRTMGMHFFTPDFGGNPMMYINLIWAWGHPEVYILILPAFGAFSEVVATFSHKRLFGYVSMIWALAAITFLSFIVWLHHFFTMGAGPSVNAFFGIMTMLIAVPTGVKIFNWLFTMFRGRVHFTRPILWFLGFVVVFTTGGMTGVLLSVPAADFQLHNSLFLIAHFHSMVIGGVLFGFFAALAYWTPKIIGFKLNERLGRYAFWCWIIGFFIAFMPLYVLGLMGATRRLNHYEASTGWQPLFIIVAIGITLIITGAICQVFQIIVGVIQRKHHMDRTGDPWNGRTLEWSTLSPAPFYNFAVIPTVRDREPLWTKKHAQEIKEEMTHYEDIYMPKNTAMGLYIAALAFVFSFAIIWYIYWLAIVALIGIIICVNIRLWQDDIEYCIPAKEVERMEKENAHRRMYT, from the coding sequence ATGGATAATTTGTTTGGTCGATTAACAATTGATGCGTTTAAACATGACCCCATAGAGGCTGGAGCCGGCATAGGCATCGCAGTCGGTGGGATAGTAATTGTAGCATTACTTTTTTACTACAACGGTTGGAAATGGCTCTGGAAAGAGTGGCTGACTTCTGTTGATCATAAAAAAATTGGCATGATGTATATTATTGTTGCCACATTAATGTTATTTAAAGGACTTGTAGACGCATCCATGCTTCGAGCGCAACAAGCGATGGCTTCTGGTGACTCATTCGGTTTTTTAACAGCTCCCCACTTTCAACAAATTTTTTCAGCTCACGGAACAACTATGATCTTTTTTGTTGGGATGGGAGTTGTGTTTGGAATGATTAATTTGATTGTGCCTCTGCAAATTGGAGCTCGAGATGTTGCTTTTCCCTTTTTAAATTCATTAAGTTTTTGGCTATTTGCTGCAGGTGCTTTTTTAGTAAATTTATCTTTAATAGTTGGTAAATTTTCTGATACTGGATGGCTTGCTTATACACCGCTTTCGAGTATTCAATACAACCCAGGTGTTGGAGTAGATTATTGGATTTGGAGTGTCCAAATCTCAGGTATTGGTAGTTTATTATCAGGGATTAATTTTCTTGTTACTATTTTAAAATTACGTTGTCCTGGAATGACCTTAATGCGTATGCCTCTTTTTACTTGGAGCGCATTAAATAGTATGATTTTGGTAATTTTTGCCTTTCCAATTCTAACTGTTACATTAGCTATGTTAACTCTTGACCGTACAATGGGAATGCATTTTTTCACTCCAGATTTTGGAGGAAATCCGATGATGTATATTAATTTAATATGGGCTTGGGGTCATCCAGAAGTTTATATTTTAATTTTACCAGCCTTTGGAGCCTTTTCCGAGGTTGTCGCAACTTTTTCACATAAGCGATTATTCGGATATGTCTCAATGATTTGGGCTCTAGCTGCCATTACTTTTTTATCATTCATTGTTTGGCTTCATCACTTTTTTACTATGGGAGCGGGTCCTAGTGTTAATGCTTTTTTTGGAATAATGACAATGCTTATTGCGGTACCAACAGGAGTTAAAATATTCAATTGGCTCTTTACCATGTTTAGAGGTCGAGTACACTTCACAAGGCCAATTCTTTGGTTTTTAGGATTTGTTGTTGTCTTTACAACTGGTGGAATGACAGGAGTATTACTCTCTGTGCCTGCAGCTGACTTTCAATTGCATAACAGCCTATTTCTTATTGCTCACTTTCACTCTATGGTAATTGGTGGTGTTTTATTTGGTTTTTTTGCAGCCTTAGCCTACTGGACACCTAAAATTATTGGATTCAAATTAAATGAAAGGCTTGGAAGATACGCCTTTTGGTGTTGGATTATTGGCTTTTTTATTGCTTTCATGCCTTTATACGTTTTAGGGCTAATGGGAGCTACTAGGAGATTAAACCATTATGAAGCATCTACCGGATGGCAACCGCTTTTTATTATTGTAGCCATTGGAATTACTTTAATAATAACAGGAGCTATTTGTCAGGTTTTTCAAATTATTGTTGGTGTTATTCAAAGAAAGCACCACATGGATAGAACAGGAGATCCTTGGAATGGAAGAACTTTAGAGTGGTCCACTTTATCACCAGCCCCGTTTTATAATTTTGCTGTCATTCCAACTGTTCGAGATAGAGAACCTTTATGGACAAAAAAACACGCGCAAGAAATTAAAGAAGAAATGACCCATTATGAAGATATTTACATGCCAAAAAATACAGCTATGGGGCTTTACATTGCCGCTTTAGCCTTTGTTTTTTCCTTTGCTATAATTTGGTATATTTACTGGCTGGCTATTGTAGCCTTAATAGGAATTATCATTTGCGTCAATATTCGTTTATGGCAA
- the cyoA gene encoding Ubiquinol oxidase subunit 2 precursor, producing the protein MNKKDKYVFFGLIYFGLIVLVVLFMFSNHIAVLTPKGIIAEKQLEVILKSTFYMLIIVIPVLILAFIIPWHYRGSNKRANYDPEWDHSYTAEAIWWGVPLIIIFILSILTWNSSHSLDPFKPIDADTKPLKIQVVALQWKWLFVYPEQQVATVNYMPIPEKTPIQLDITADAPMNSFWLPELAGQIYAMPGMKTTLYLKADEEGSFRGSSANISGTGFASMYFTANSSSQEDFFKWVDEAKQSQKKLNEEEYNKIAAPSQDFPNLQYTLEKQDLFDSIINKYMVPTRETKTQ; encoded by the coding sequence ATGAATAAAAAAGATAAGTATGTTTTTTTTGGTTTAATTTACTTTGGCTTGATTGTTTTAGTAGTACTCTTCATGTTTAGCAATCATATAGCAGTCTTAACACCCAAAGGAATTATAGCTGAAAAGCAATTAGAAGTGATCTTGAAATCAACTTTTTACATGCTAATCATCGTTATTCCAGTTTTAATTTTAGCATTCATCATTCCTTGGCATTATCGTGGCAGTAATAAAAGAGCTAATTATGACCCCGAATGGGACCATAGCTACACCGCAGAAGCTATTTGGTGGGGAGTTCCCCTTATCATAATATTTATTCTTTCTATTTTAACATGGAACAGCAGCCATTCATTAGATCCGTTTAAACCGATAGATGCAGATACAAAACCGTTAAAAATTCAAGTCGTAGCCTTACAGTGGAAATGGTTATTTGTTTATCCAGAGCAACAAGTAGCCACCGTAAATTATATGCCAATCCCTGAGAAAACACCGATTCAATTAGACATAACAGCTGACGCTCCTATGAATTCGTTTTGGCTTCCAGAGCTTGCAGGGCAAATTTATGCCATGCCTGGAATGAAAACAACCTTATATTTAAAAGCTGATGAAGAAGGGTCGTTTCGTGGATCTTCTGCCAATATTAGTGGGACAGGTTTTGCTTCTATGTATTTTACAGCAAATTCTTCAAGTCAAGAAGATTTTTTTAAATGGGTAGACGAAGCAAAACAATCTCAAAAAAAATTAAACGAAGAAGAATACAATAAGATCGCAGCACCAAGCCAAGATTTTCCTAACTTACAATACACCCTTGAAAAACAAGATCTTTTTGACTCAATCATAAATAAATACATGGTACCAACTCGAGAAACCAAAACCCAATAA
- the chb_2 gene encoding N,N'-diacetylchitobiase precursor, with amino-acid sequence MMFSSNIKKTIRIGLTALFATTSLLHSQAEDNVEISTLAARFGNNPNPANLAIEWIAGPTNLDLVAQATMTIFNNDPHKSLNAGTFIDGVFVPAWRLYFNQPYVPATGEDRISVVASDSVLDYYVLTPTETFGAIPPGGSLTIPMQAGTANAVFFSIIKISKAGSPMGMHIAYGDDSVAHFVAVKSIVDINNPAVMSRLPLELSGLGIVDAVPPDTPTTRYSQGVPDLNISLQNSIVPNPTYVSQVEGAFNLNSIRGVRAQSGLSFERKYLSRLLRGLSGDGRHSHAIQLKIADQVIPNLPSSATGVNVPESYMITISENGIEIAGADAAGVFYGIQTLRQLIFQARLTGTNAIPYAVICDAPRFSVRGNLLDVGRHFVQRRDLLKYVDLLSMFKINRFHLHLTENSGWRIEIPGIPELITYGSRRTFNPSEERSLSPAFGNTIGLRRGDRIRGKPENVIAANFGIVPTWQGFEDAINNFVGDGSGYYSTNDIETLLRFAAKRHIDVVLEVDMPAHARAAIQAMEYRYRKYIDRNPTKANEYRLIDPLDPSPYTSNVVNPCIPSTYNFLKKVVLEISKMYERAGVPFKNFHIGADEVPGLADNSTWPLCPNPAAVELEQFLVQYAQIVSAYGPKNTAWADSTMLELMSPVQPLKDMGVTTQVWNNFAGIPPGQAYEFANNDFPVLLSHVTNLYVNLMQSKNPRDLGIDLALVGTKEVFSYVPENYIISYITTNLFGDPTNAFGPLFGQIIDPVVLSRTQTPLDPAKANNIVGIETCLWGEYRNTYKTSEFMGYPRIIAGAERSWNQNPPVVGYTDLSQTDAELLAQIQAMRATIDQAWQVFANALGKYTLPMLDFYPQTRPTRRNTLPVNYKIQPPGAIIQDGLLLMNNAMPGLTLQYSLDQGNTWNNWIQPVAVTGTVYVRSVNRNGAYSWIEPVSP; translated from the coding sequence ATGATGTTTTCTAGTAATATAAAAAAAACTATACGAATAGGCTTAACAGCTTTATTTGCTACTACTAGCTTGCTACATTCGCAGGCAGAGGATAATGTAGAAATTTCCACATTAGCAGCTCGTTTTGGTAATAATCCCAATCCGGCAAATTTGGCTATTGAATGGATAGCCGGTCCTACCAATTTAGATTTAGTAGCACAAGCTACCATGACAATTTTTAACAATGACCCACATAAATCTTTAAATGCAGGGACATTTATTGATGGAGTATTTGTACCAGCTTGGAGACTATATTTTAATCAACCTTATGTACCCGCAACTGGTGAAGATAGAATTAGTGTTGTCGCATCAGATAGCGTTTTAGATTACTATGTTTTAACCCCAACAGAAACTTTTGGAGCTATACCACCAGGTGGTAGTTTAACTATCCCTATGCAAGCTGGAACGGCTAATGCAGTATTTTTTAGCATCATAAAAATTTCTAAAGCTGGCAGTCCTATGGGAATGCATATTGCTTATGGAGATGACAGCGTAGCTCATTTTGTTGCTGTAAAATCGATTGTTGATATCAACAATCCAGCTGTTATGTCTAGATTGCCACTTGAATTGTCAGGACTTGGAATTGTAGATGCTGTTCCCCCAGACACCCCTACAACTAGATATTCTCAAGGTGTCCCTGATCTAAATATCTCTTTACAAAACAGCATAGTTCCAAATCCAACTTATGTTTCTCAAGTTGAAGGAGCCTTTAATTTAAACTCGATTAGAGGTGTTAGAGCTCAGTCTGGATTGTCCTTTGAAAGAAAATATCTTAGTCGATTGTTAAGAGGACTATCAGGCGATGGAAGGCATTCTCATGCTATACAGTTGAAGATCGCCGATCAAGTCATTCCTAATTTGCCAAGTTCAGCTACCGGCGTGAATGTACCTGAAAGTTACATGATAACGATTTCAGAAAATGGAATTGAAATTGCAGGAGCTGATGCAGCGGGTGTATTTTATGGAATTCAAACATTAAGACAACTGATATTCCAAGCACGTTTAACAGGAACTAATGCCATACCTTATGCGGTTATTTGCGATGCGCCAAGATTTTCTGTTAGAGGTAACTTGCTAGATGTAGGTAGACACTTCGTTCAAAGAAGGGATTTACTTAAATATGTTGATTTATTGTCGATGTTTAAAATCAATCGCTTTCACCTACACTTAACGGAAAATTCTGGTTGGAGAATTGAAATTCCGGGTATTCCAGAACTTATAACTTATGGAAGTCGTAGAACCTTCAATCCATCCGAAGAAAGATCTTTAAGTCCAGCTTTTGGTAATACGATTGGTTTAAGACGAGGCGACAGGATACGCGGAAAACCAGAAAATGTGATAGCCGCAAATTTTGGTATCGTTCCGACTTGGCAGGGCTTTGAAGATGCTATCAATAATTTTGTAGGTGATGGTTCAGGCTATTATTCTACAAATGATATTGAAACACTTTTACGCTTTGCAGCAAAAAGACATATCGATGTAGTGCTAGAAGTTGATATGCCAGCACACGCTAGAGCTGCAATTCAAGCGATGGAATATCGTTATAGAAAATATATCGATCGCAATCCTACTAAAGCTAATGAATATCGTTTAATTGACCCTTTAGATCCATCTCCTTATACATCAAATGTTGTTAATCCTTGCATTCCAAGCACATATAACTTTTTGAAAAAAGTTGTGCTTGAAATTAGCAAAATGTATGAAAGAGCTGGTGTCCCATTCAAAAATTTCCATATTGGAGCAGATGAAGTACCAGGGCTTGCAGACAATTCAACCTGGCCACTTTGTCCAAATCCGGCCGCTGTGGAATTAGAGCAATTTTTAGTGCAATACGCGCAGATAGTTAGTGCTTATGGTCCAAAAAATACTGCATGGGCAGATTCAACTATGCTAGAGTTAATGAGTCCGGTGCAGCCATTAAAAGATATGGGCGTTACTACGCAAGTTTGGAACAACTTTGCAGGTATTCCACCAGGACAAGCTTATGAATTTGCAAATAACGATTTTCCCGTATTATTAAGTCATGTAACTAACCTTTACGTAAACTTAATGCAATCAAAAAATCCTCGCGATTTAGGGATTGACTTAGCACTAGTTGGAACAAAAGAAGTATTTTCCTATGTTCCAGAAAACTATATTATTAGCTACATCACAACCAATCTATTTGGAGACCCGACAAATGCATTTGGTCCTTTGTTTGGACAAATCATTGATCCGGTAGTTTTGTCAAGAACACAAACTCCTTTAGATCCAGCTAAAGCTAACAATATAGTAGGTATAGAAACTTGTCTTTGGGGTGAATATAGAAATACCTATAAAACGTCAGAATTTATGGGATATCCAAGAATTATTGCTGGCGCTGAAAGATCGTGGAATCAAAACCCACCAGTTGTTGGCTATACAGATTTAAGTCAAACAGATGCTGAGTTATTAGCACAAATCCAAGCCATGAGAGCGACCATTGATCAAGCTTGGCAAGTTTTTGCTAATGCTCTTGGTAAATATACTTTGCCCATGTTAGATTTTTATCCTCAAACACGTCCAACTAGACGTAATACATTGCCTGTGAATTATAAAATACAGCCTCCAGGTGCCATCATTCAAGATGGTCTTTTATTAATGAACAATGCAATGCCGGGTCTTACCTTACAATATTCTTTAGATCAAGGTAATACATGGAATAACTGGATTCAGCCAGTTGCAGTTACTGGAACTGTTTATGTAAGATCAGTTAATCGAAATGGTGCGTACAGCTGGATTGAACCTGTATCTCCTTAA
- the chb_1 gene encoding N,N'-diacetylchitobiase precursor, producing MILSNNIKKVIRIGLMALFATTSLLHSQLEDGLDIVALSPNNFGNNPDPANLLVEWTAGATGLDLIAQSTLKITNNDPSKTLNGGSIVNGEFVPEWKIYFNQPYAPTASENKISIATSDTNFDYYVLTPTQNFGSIPPGGSLTFSLQAGSANAVIFSLFKTSKSACPLGLHLTYKNNENVAHYVPIKSIVDVNNPAVMSRLPLEFAGLGIVDAVPADTPNNRYAEGTPDLTVSLQKSIVPNPTYLSQSVGTFDISTIRGVQATSDLANEKKYLKNLLNGLYATTPNSSRIRLKIADQVIPNLPSTASGVNVPESYMLTISENGIEIAGADAAGVFYGIQTLRQLIFQAKLTGSNNIPYVVVCDAPRFPLRGNLLDVGRHFVPFRDLLKYIDLLAMFKINRFHLHLTEDAGWRIEIPDLPELTTYGSRRSFNPAELVSLSPYFGNTKGLNGGDKIRGKPADALAANFGVTPTWQGFEEALANFVGDGSGYYKTNQIEKMLRYAADRHIEVQLEIDLPAHAKAAIGAMEYRYRNYINSDPTKANQYRLIDPLDPSPYTANVVNPCIPSTYAFIQKVVLEVSKMYANAGVPFKSFHIGGDEVPGLADNSTWPLCPNPVPVELLQFLAQYTQIVATYGATASAWADSTMIELQSPQQPLKSMGVTTQVWNNLIGLPPGQAYDFANNDFKVLLSHVSNLYVNLMQTKNPNDLGVNLALVGTKEVFSYVPENYIISYVTTNLFGDPYNALGAQIGQNIDPVSLSRSQTALDPAKANNVVGIETALWGEYRPTYETTEYMGFPRIIAGAERSWNQNPPVSGYTDLSQNDADLLAQIQSMRATINQEWQVFANTLGKYTLPMLDYYPKLSPTALNTTPVNYKIQPPGAIIQNGQLLMNNVMPGLTLQYSLDQGVTWNTWTGSVAVSGSVLVRSINKTGASSWVEPVLP from the coding sequence ATGATATTATCAAATAACATAAAAAAAGTTATACGAATAGGCCTTATGGCACTATTTGCTACGACTAGCCTACTGCATTCCCAATTAGAGGATGGGCTAGATATTGTTGCGCTTTCTCCAAACAATTTTGGGAATAATCCAGATCCAGCTAATTTATTAGTGGAATGGACAGCTGGTGCTACAGGTTTAGACCTTATAGCACAATCCACACTAAAAATAACCAATAACGATCCATCCAAAACCTTAAATGGAGGTTCAATTGTTAATGGTGAATTTGTACCAGAGTGGAAGATCTATTTTAATCAACCCTACGCTCCAACAGCTTCTGAAAATAAAATTTCCATTGCCACTTCAGATACAAATTTTGATTACTATGTATTGACGCCAACTCAAAATTTTGGTTCCATACCACCTGGAGGCAGTCTTACTTTTTCTTTGCAAGCAGGTTCGGCTAATGCTGTGATTTTTAGTCTTTTCAAAACCTCAAAATCAGCATGTCCATTAGGTTTACATCTAACTTATAAAAATAATGAAAACGTTGCTCATTATGTACCGATAAAAAGCATTGTTGACGTGAATAATCCGGCAGTTATGTCAAGACTTCCTTTAGAATTTGCGGGGCTTGGAATTGTAGACGCCGTTCCAGCAGATACCCCAAACAATCGCTATGCTGAAGGAACACCGGATCTTACAGTTTCGCTGCAAAAAAGTATTGTGCCAAATCCAACCTATTTAAGCCAAAGCGTTGGAACTTTTGACATTAGTACAATAAGAGGAGTTCAAGCGACTTCTGATTTAGCTAATGAAAAAAAATATTTAAAAAATTTACTCAATGGCTTGTATGCTACAACGCCTAATTCTTCCCGTATTCGTTTAAAAATTGCTGATCAGGTAATTCCTAATTTACCTTCAACGGCAAGTGGTGTGAATGTTCCAGAAAGCTATATGCTAACTATTTCAGAAAATGGAATAGAAATTGCTGGTGCTGACGCTGCAGGTGTCTTTTATGGTATTCAAACATTGCGTCAATTGATATTTCAAGCAAAGCTTACTGGCAGTAATAACATACCCTATGTTGTAGTATGCGATGCACCTCGTTTTCCATTGAGGGGTAATTTACTAGATGTAGGTCGTCACTTTGTACCTTTTAGAGATTTGCTAAAATATATAGATTTATTAGCGATGTTTAAAATTAATCGCTTTCATCTACATTTAACAGAAGATGCAGGTTGGAGAATCGAAATACCTGACCTTCCAGAGCTAACTACCTATGGAAGTCGTCGTTCCTTTAATCCAGCTGAACTTGTTTCTTTAAGCCCATATTTTGGCAATACGAAAGGATTAAATGGGGGAGACAAAATAAGAGGTAAACCAGCCGATGCTTTAGCGGCAAACTTTGGTGTCACTCCAACTTGGCAAGGTTTTGAGGAAGCATTGGCAAACTTTGTAGGTGACGGTTCAGGTTACTATAAAACAAACCAAATTGAAAAAATGTTGCGCTATGCGGCCGATCGCCATATTGAAGTGCAACTTGAAATTGATTTACCAGCTCACGCAAAAGCTGCGATTGGAGCCATGGAATATCGCTACAGAAATTATATCAATAGCGATCCTACAAAAGCCAATCAATATCGTCTAATCGATCCTTTAGATCCATCACCTTATACGGCAAATGTTGTGAATCCTTGTATTCCAAGTACATATGCTTTCATTCAAAAAGTTGTTTTAGAAGTTAGCAAAATGTATGCCAATGCAGGAGTTCCGTTTAAATCGTTCCATATTGGTGGGGACGAAGTTCCAGGACTTGCCGACAATTCTACTTGGCCACTTTGTCCAAATCCAGTGCCTGTAGAATTATTGCAATTTTTAGCGCAATACACACAAATTGTAGCAACTTATGGCGCAACAGCTTCTGCTTGGGCTGATTCTACCATGATAGAATTGCAAAGTCCGCAACAACCTCTTAAAAGTATGGGCGTTACAACTCAGGTTTGGAATAACTTGATTGGTTTGCCACCAGGTCAAGCTTATGATTTTGCTAACAATGACTTTAAAGTCTTACTAAGTCATGTAAGTAATTTGTATGTCAACTTGATGCAAACAAAAAATCCAAATGATTTAGGTGTTAATTTAGCTTTAGTTGGTACGAAAGAAGTGTTTTCATATGTGCCAGAGAACTACATCATAAGCTATGTGACGACAAACCTATTTGGTGATCCGTATAATGCTTTAGGAGCACAAATTGGACAAAATATTGATCCAGTTAGTTTATCAAGAAGCCAAACTGCACTAGATCCAGCCAAGGCTAATAACGTTGTTGGTATTGAAACGGCTCTTTGGGGTGAATATAGACCAACTTACGAAACCACAGAATATATGGGTTTCCCACGTATTATTGCGGGTGCTGAAAGATCGTGGAATCAAAACCCACCAGTGTCAGGATATACAGACTTAAGTCAAAATGATGCTGATTTATTGGCGCAAATTCAAAGCATGAGAGCAACGATTAACCAAGAATGGCAAGTTTTTGCTAACACCCTTGGTAAATATACTCTTCCCATGTTGGATTACTATCCGAAACTTTCTCCAACTGCACTTAATACAACACCTGTTAATTACAAAATCCAGCCTCCTGGAGCCATTATCCAAAATGGTCAGTTGTTAATGAATAACGTTATGCCAGGTTTAACACTTCAATATTCCTTAGACCAAGGGGTTACATGGAATACTTGGACAGGCAGCGTGGCGGTATCAGGTTCTGTATTGGTTAGATCAATCAATAAAACAGGAGCTTCTAGCTGGGTAGAG
- a CDS encoding putative thioesterase domain protein, whose translation MNKEEFKEFVIKSIPIAKSMGVEFKTLSTECVIIKAPLSLNKNHLNTAFGGSLNAIATLGCWSFLQYYLETILERSRFHIVISKSQISYLSPIDFDFEIESHAEKKELEKFHEDLLTHKRAKIEIIANIYHQDKKCLYYKGTFVAACL comes from the coding sequence ATGAATAAAGAAGAATTTAAGGAATTTGTCATTAAAAGCATTCCTATCGCTAAATCTATGGGGGTTGAGTTTAAGACGCTTTCAACCGAATGCGTAATAATAAAAGCTCCCCTATCATTAAATAAAAATCACTTAAACACAGCTTTTGGTGGTAGTTTAAATGCAATAGCTACTCTTGGTTGTTGGAGCTTCCTACAATATTATTTAGAGACCATTTTAGAAAGATCCAGATTTCATATTGTTATTTCTAAAAGTCAAATAAGCTATTTATCTCCGATTGACTTTGATTTTGAAATTGAATCTCATGCTGAAAAAAAAGAACTAGAGAAATTTCATGAGGATTTGCTAACCCATAAACGAGCCAAAATAGAAATTATCGCAAATATTTATCATCAAGATAAAAAATGTTTATATTATAAAGGCACCTTTGTAGCAGCTTGTCTTTAA